From one Pontibacillus sp. HMF3514 genomic stretch:
- a CDS encoding MoxR family ATPase has translation MGQQNKQIQEGIENIGKVILGKSDVVELLFTSLLAKGQVLLESVPGSGKTKLAKSFAKVIDGEFRRIQFTPDVLPSDVTGIQFFNPKTQEFELRMGPVMTNVLLADEINRATPKTQSSLLEVMEEHQTTIDGETISINPPFFVIATQNPVESNYGTFPLPEAQLDRFLFKVDMGYPTREEEKNILIEYQMNEPLDELQATLTPEMILSMQEQVKEVKVSEVVHDYLLALVTETRNSPDIDLGISTRGALALMRATQARAYIRGRQYVTPEDVKELAPYVFEHRLILSMEGSIRKKPEEIVEEILNSIEVPVEVGEGK, from the coding sequence ATGGGTCAACAAAACAAACAAATACAAGAGGGTATTGAAAACATAGGAAAAGTTATTTTAGGAAAAAGTGATGTTGTAGAATTATTGTTTACGTCCTTGCTAGCAAAAGGGCAAGTTTTATTAGAGAGTGTCCCAGGTTCTGGGAAAACGAAATTAGCAAAGAGTTTTGCGAAGGTGATTGACGGGGAATTCCGTCGTATTCAGTTCACTCCAGATGTTTTGCCAAGTGATGTAACTGGCATTCAATTCTTTAACCCGAAGACACAGGAATTCGAATTACGTATGGGTCCTGTTATGACCAATGTGTTATTGGCGGATGAAATTAACCGTGCCACACCAAAGACACAGTCTTCGTTACTAGAGGTAATGGAAGAGCATCAAACAACAATCGATGGGGAAACGATTTCGATTAACCCACCGTTTTTCGTTATTGCAACACAAAACCCAGTAGAAAGTAACTATGGAACATTTCCACTTCCAGAAGCACAGCTTGACCGCTTCCTGTTTAAAGTGGACATGGGGTACCCAACGAGAGAAGAGGAGAAAAATATCCTCATTGAATATCAGATGAACGAACCGTTAGATGAACTTCAAGCTACATTAACTCCTGAGATGATTTTATCGATGCAGGAACAAGTGAAAGAGGTCAAGGTTTCAGAAGTTGTTCACGACTATTTGCTAGCTCTTGTGACAGAAACACGAAATAGTCCTGATATTGATTTAGGGATTAGTACACGTGGAGCTTTAGCTTTAATGCGTGCTACTCAAGCGAGAGCTTATATCAGAGGGCGTCAGTATGTAACACCTGAAGATGTAAAAGAGTTAGCTCCATATGTATTTGAACATCGTCTTATTCTTTCTATGGAAGGCTCTATTAGAAAGAAGCCTGAAGAGATTGTCGAGGAGATCTTAAATTCCATTGAAGTTCCAGTGGAAGTAGGCGAAGGAAAGTGA
- a CDS encoding DUF58 domain-containing protein, which produces MLISLCVSIAVLALLTNKPNVYLVVGVVFAFVFLSKMYDKYVGHGITLVNKRRTYRLFPGDEVEMDLRLQNSSRLPIINGKFQFYANHVIQNDRFFTVGHKKTNLYEIPLSIIDKGDAAVSVNMKAQKRGVTRLNEIEYHFPHLMSFENITLFFRDFYRTEFIIYPTPLPVKGLEERFHVTIGSQRTTFSPFEDQLSPIGTRDYLPSDPFHRINWKASARIQSLQTKLYERVHDITWVFVVNISESTRMRNTYVSHNIENILSYVTYMCQFATEKGYAYEIHINARKAGSPPYFYLHEGIGKEHLRHALEFLARVNTEELILPYENLLYRVDQDLYKPKTLFLFGEVTPEAEMYARTWEKKRMSVYHIKEYEEGAYLGDVVKEVAAQ; this is translated from the coding sequence ATGCTTATTTCACTTTGTGTGTCGATAGCTGTACTGGCGCTTCTTACTAATAAACCAAATGTGTACTTAGTAGTAGGCGTTGTGTTTGCTTTTGTTTTCTTGAGCAAAATGTATGATAAGTATGTAGGGCATGGAATCACTTTAGTTAATAAAAGAAGAACGTATAGGTTGTTTCCTGGGGATGAAGTAGAAATGGATCTTCGGTTACAAAACTCGTCGAGGCTTCCTATCATCAACGGGAAGTTCCAATTCTATGCGAATCATGTTATTCAGAATGATCGCTTTTTTACGGTGGGCCATAAGAAAACCAATTTATATGAAATTCCTTTATCTATTATTGATAAAGGTGATGCTGCTGTCTCAGTAAATATGAAAGCTCAAAAACGTGGTGTGACCAGGCTGAATGAGATAGAGTATCATTTTCCGCATTTAATGAGCTTCGAGAATATCACGTTGTTTTTTCGGGATTTTTATAGAACGGAATTCATTATTTATCCGACACCATTACCTGTGAAAGGGTTAGAGGAACGTTTCCATGTAACAATTGGTTCTCAAAGAACGACATTCTCTCCATTCGAAGATCAACTTAGTCCAATAGGAACTCGGGATTATCTGCCCTCTGATCCGTTCCACCGTATTAATTGGAAGGCATCAGCCAGAATACAGTCATTACAAACGAAGCTGTACGAACGTGTTCATGATATAACATGGGTATTTGTCGTAAACATCTCTGAATCAACCAGAATGCGAAACACCTATGTTAGTCATAACATTGAAAACATCCTTTCTTATGTCACATATATGTGTCAGTTTGCTACTGAAAAAGGCTATGCTTATGAGATTCATATTAATGCACGAAAGGCAGGATCTCCTCCTTATTTTTATCTTCATGAAGGAATAGGGAAGGAACATTTACGACACGCTCTTGAATTCTTAGCGAGGGTAAATACAGAGGAGTTAATCCTACCATATGAAAATCTGCTATATCGTGTTGATCAAGATTTATATAAGCCGAAGACACTTTTCTTGTTTGGAGAAGTAACCCCAGAAGCTGAAATGTATGCAAGAACATGGGAAAAGAAACGAATGAGCGTTTATCACATTAAGGAGTATGAAGAAGGAGCTTATCTGGGAGACGTAGTGAAGGAGGTGGCTGCGCAGTGA
- a CDS encoding triacylglycerol lipase has translation MKNVVFMTAISLFMFTLLSTEMDKAKADTSGSFLLEEGVPPVGANDPTCQPDEAHPFPVVLVPGTFESMAQNWADLAPLLKEKGYCVYSLNYGYTTAGYGTGPIEDSAMELKTFIENVLQHTGSEKVSIVGHSQGGMMPRYYLKFLGGAEKVDDLIGLAPSNHGTEGLGGLEDATDTSADLISDCTACRQQLIGSEFLEKLNEGDETPGKVSYTNVATEIDEVIVPYTSSFLKESKEVSNITLQDYYPLDLVEHSAISYDLNAFNFVFDALAHEGPSNPDRAVDLLK, from the coding sequence ATGAAAAATGTTGTGTTTATGACTGCAATTTCTTTGTTTATGTTTACTTTACTATCTACGGAAATGGACAAAGCTAAGGCTGATACCTCAGGGAGTTTCTTGTTAGAAGAAGGCGTTCCACCCGTTGGAGCAAATGACCCCACCTGCCAACCTGATGAAGCTCACCCTTTCCCTGTCGTGCTTGTACCGGGAACTTTTGAATCAATGGCTCAAAACTGGGCTGACCTTGCTCCATTATTAAAAGAAAAAGGATATTGTGTCTACTCTTTAAACTATGGTTATACAACGGCTGGCTATGGCACAGGACCAATAGAGGATTCAGCAATGGAACTGAAAACTTTCATTGAAAATGTTCTTCAACATACGGGTTCAGAGAAAGTTTCAATTGTCGGTCACAGCCAAGGAGGAATGATGCCCCGTTATTACCTTAAATTCTTAGGTGGTGCTGAAAAAGTGGATGATCTAATTGGACTTGCCCCTTCCAATCACGGTACAGAGGGGTTAGGAGGATTGGAGGACGCAACAGATACGAGTGCAGACCTTATAAGCGATTGTACCGCTTGTCGTCAGCAGTTAATTGGTTCAGAATTCCTAGAAAAATTGAATGAAGGGGATGAAACCCCTGGGAAGGTTTCCTATACAAACGTAGCGACCGAAATAGATGAAGTTATAGTTCCTTACACTTCTTCTTTTCTAAAAGAATCAAAGGAAGTATCAAACATTACGTTGCAGGATTATTATCCACTTGATCTAGTTGAGCACTCGGCAATCAGTTATGATCTGAATGCTTTTAACTTCGTTTTCGATGCACTAGCCCATGAGGGACCTTCGAATCCTGATAGAGCGGTAGATCTCTTAAAGTAG
- a CDS encoding rhomboid family intramembrane serine protease, whose protein sequence is MFRRSESFQEFIRFYPIVSFLVGLHFFLWLTTDFLMLSPFVALENSAELNNYYVANGEYWRLVTPIFFHYGFGHALFNSFSLVLFGPALEQMLGKPKFIFAYLATGIIGNLGSFFFGPMNVVSVGASGAIFGLFGIYLYMIYARKELIDQANTQIILTISVIALVMTFLRSNINIYGHIFGLVGGLVVAPLVLRNAQPFSQWRNVRRRRNHTDGDIAFDPNRWKKRRFPMKKYLPKLFWGILILLVVFGLIQRVL, encoded by the coding sequence ATGTTTCGTCGTTCAGAATCATTTCAGGAATTTATTCGATTTTATCCTATTGTATCCTTTTTAGTTGGACTTCATTTCTTTTTATGGTTAACAACGGATTTCTTAATGCTCTCACCTTTTGTAGCATTGGAAAACTCGGCTGAATTAAACAATTATTATGTAGCCAACGGTGAATATTGGCGTCTCGTAACTCCAATCTTCTTCCATTATGGTTTCGGTCACGCATTGTTTAATTCCTTTTCTCTTGTATTGTTTGGCCCTGCGTTAGAGCAAATGCTGGGTAAACCTAAGTTTATTTTTGCCTACTTAGCAACAGGTATTATCGGAAACCTTGGCTCTTTCTTCTTCGGGCCTATGAATGTTGTATCCGTAGGGGCATCAGGTGCAATCTTCGGACTATTTGGGATCTACTTATATATGATTTACGCACGAAAAGAACTTATTGACCAAGCGAATACTCAAATTATTCTTACGATATCGGTGATTGCTCTTGTAATGACGTTCCTTCGTTCAAACATTAATATTTATGGGCACATTTTCGGACTTGTTGGTGGGCTTGTTGTTGCTCCACTCGTTTTAAGAAATGCTCAACCATTTTCACAATGGCGAAATGTAAGGCGTAGACGAAATCATACAGACGGTGACATTGCTTTCGATCCAAACCGCTGGAAGAAAAGACGCTTCCCTATGAAAAAGTATTTGCCGAAGCTTTTTTGGGGGATACTTATATTGCTAGTCGTGTTCGGGTTAATTCAACGAGTATTGTAA
- the acpS gene encoding holo-ACP synthase encodes MIKGIGIDLIEIDRVERSIQSNQKFIDRILTENEKTLYNALKADHRKAEFVAGRFAAKEALGKAMGTGIGKEFSFQDISITKSDQGAPKMKVKNCPYKVWVSISHSQSHAIAQVVLEG; translated from the coding sequence GTGATTAAAGGAATTGGGATAGATTTAATAGAAATTGATCGGGTTGAAAGAAGTATTCAATCCAATCAAAAGTTTATTGACCGTATATTAACAGAAAATGAAAAGACTTTATATAACGCACTAAAAGCAGACCATAGAAAAGCTGAATTTGTGGCAGGACGTTTTGCGGCAAAAGAAGCTCTAGGTAAAGCGATGGGTACAGGAATAGGGAAGGAGTTTTCATTCCAAGATATCTCTATTACGAAATCAGATCAAGGAGCCCCTAAGATGAAAGTGAAGAACTGTCCTTATAAAGTATGGGTTTCAATCTCTCATAGTCAGTCTCATGCCATTGCGCAAGTTGTATTAGAGGGTTAA
- a CDS encoding NAD(P)H-hydrate dehydratase, with protein MYIVTAKEMYDLDRYAMDEIGLDGRLLMENAGRAVTDQIESELSSSDRVLVLIGKGNNGGDGFVLARTLMQRGYDVTAIQMVPSSKIEGDAAYHRKLFLNMGYSVVQYDGQESLERLCEQSSIIVDAMLGIGVKGEIRSPYREAIQTVNASQAYTISVDLPSGVPADEGVKVNQAVKADRTVVIQYPKLSAYLQHTAPFYGEWIAVDIGLPAPSQHKRSYWGKAQVQSTFPTRHLFSHKGKHGKGLVIGGASTMPGSVGLTSRAALKGGAGLLTLATVPSVIQALASSVLEATYISLKDLNGYILDVKGLDYSYDGIAIGMGMGRQEETVQVLQTVLQKASCPVVIDADGLYALQKDASMLDERESPSILTPHPGEMAHLLGVSIPELLSKPFEYTKSFAEKHHVFIVFKGAFTIITTPEGAQWVTDTGNSGLAKGGSGDALSGILLAHIMQDQSIVEALCNGTWIHGYTAELLTADIHSQYDLLANDVIEGLAQTYRTLSL; from the coding sequence GTGTATATTGTCACCGCAAAAGAAATGTACGATTTAGACCGTTATGCCATGGATGAAATTGGGCTAGACGGACGTTTGTTAATGGAAAATGCCGGACGGGCTGTTACCGATCAGATTGAATCTGAGCTTTCTTCATCAGATAGGGTTCTCGTTTTAATTGGTAAAGGGAATAATGGTGGTGATGGATTTGTTCTGGCAAGAACCCTTATGCAAAGAGGGTATGATGTCACAGCAATCCAAATGGTTCCTTCTTCAAAAATTGAAGGGGATGCAGCCTATCACCGGAAGCTTTTTCTGAACATGGGTTATTCTGTCGTTCAATATGATGGACAAGAATCCTTAGAAAGACTTTGTGAACAGAGTTCTATAATTGTTGATGCAATGTTAGGGATCGGTGTGAAAGGGGAGATTCGCTCTCCTTATCGAGAAGCGATTCAGACCGTAAACGCATCGCAAGCCTATACGATTTCTGTTGATCTTCCAAGTGGTGTTCCTGCTGATGAAGGGGTGAAAGTGAATCAAGCTGTTAAAGCCGATCGTACTGTGGTTATTCAATATCCGAAGCTTTCCGCCTATCTTCAACATACCGCTCCTTTCTATGGGGAGTGGATAGCCGTGGATATCGGGTTGCCTGCACCATCACAGCATAAGCGATCCTACTGGGGAAAAGCGCAAGTCCAATCAACATTTCCGACACGTCACTTATTTTCTCATAAAGGAAAACATGGGAAAGGGCTCGTAATTGGTGGGGCTTCAACTATGCCAGGGTCTGTTGGTCTTACGTCTCGAGCAGCATTAAAAGGTGGGGCAGGGCTACTAACTTTAGCCACTGTACCAAGTGTGATCCAAGCACTGGCTTCTTCTGTCTTGGAAGCTACGTATATATCCCTCAAAGACTTAAATGGGTATATCTTGGATGTGAAAGGATTGGACTATTCCTATGATGGGATTGCGATTGGGATGGGAATGGGAAGACAAGAAGAAACCGTTCAGGTTCTTCAAACCGTTTTACAAAAAGCGTCTTGTCCGGTAGTGATTGATGCGGATGGTTTATATGCCCTACAAAAGGACGCTTCAATGTTGGATGAACGAGAGAGCCCTAGCATCTTAACGCCACACCCAGGAGAGATGGCTCACTTATTAGGTGTTTCTATACCTGAACTCCTTTCCAAGCCTTTCGAATATACGAAAAGCTTTGCGGAAAAGCATCATGTTTTCATCGTGTTTAAAGGAGCTTTTACCATCATTACAACTCCTGAAGGTGCGCAATGGGTAACCGATACAGGGAACTCAGGGTTAGCTAAAGGCGGAAGTGGAGATGCTCTCTCTGGTATCTTGCTTGCTCATATCATGCAAGATCAATCGATTGTTGAAGCGCTTTGTAACGGCACATGGATTCATGGATACACGGCTGAACTTTTAACAGCTGACATTCACTCGCAATATGACCTTCTCGCTAATGATGTTATAGAAGGTCTAGCGCAAACGTATCGTACATTATCTTTATAG
- a CDS encoding outer membrane lipoprotein carrier protein LolA, with protein MKKLAWLWILASLVLVLSACGEKSKEDVVSALEKKLEQMNGYKAKATMTLKTGQDPQKYNIDVWHKKKDYYRVLLNNAQEKQESQIILRNEEGVFVLTPALNKSFKFQSEWPRNSSQPYLYGSLVMDVKKDKDAKFTSEEDYYVFETKTNYQNSKNLPTQEIYFSKKDLTPVMVKVMDQERNPLVEVNFSSFELNPQFSDDAFTTEKNMSSGVLGVPVMAQEDQPKPFTVLYPQSSIGNAELEAKKEVDLENGKRVIMTFKGDKSYTLIQESLSAVPASATVPVEVSGEPVNLGYTMGAWSNSTLEWSHNGMNFYLASDQLTKEEMIHIAQSVQGTAVK; from the coding sequence ATGAAAAAATTAGCATGGCTTTGGATCCTAGCATCATTGGTCCTTGTTTTATCAGCCTGTGGAGAGAAATCTAAGGAAGATGTGGTTAGTGCTCTTGAAAAGAAACTTGAGCAGATGAATGGGTATAAAGCAAAAGCTACAATGACCTTAAAAACAGGGCAAGATCCTCAAAAGTACAACATTGATGTTTGGCACAAGAAGAAGGATTACTATCGCGTTCTACTAAACAACGCTCAAGAAAAACAAGAAAGCCAAATCATCTTACGAAATGAGGAAGGAGTATTTGTTTTAACCCCTGCTTTAAACAAGAGCTTTAAGTTCCAAAGTGAATGGCCGCGTAATAGTAGCCAACCATACTTGTATGGTTCACTTGTGATGGACGTTAAGAAAGATAAAGATGCTAAGTTCACTTCTGAAGAAGATTATTATGTCTTTGAAACAAAAACAAACTATCAAAATAGTAAAAACCTACCGACTCAAGAAATCTACTTTAGTAAAAAAGATCTTACACCTGTAATGGTGAAAGTGATGGACCAAGAACGAAATCCTTTAGTTGAGGTGAATTTTTCATCATTTGAATTAAATCCTCAATTTAGTGATGATGCATTTACTACTGAGAAGAACATGTCCAGTGGCGTTTTAGGAGTTCCTGTGATGGCACAAGAGGACCAGCCTAAGCCGTTCACTGTTCTATATCCTCAGTCATCTATTGGCAATGCAGAGCTTGAAGCTAAGAAGGAAGTAGATCTAGAAAACGGTAAACGAGTAATAATGACCTTCAAAGGTGACAAGTCTTATACACTTATTCAAGAATCGCTAAGTGCGGTACCAGCAAGTGCAACAGTTCCAGTTGAGGTTTCTGGTGAGCCAGTAAACCTTGGTTATACAATGGGAGCTTGGTCAAATTCCACGCTAGAGTGGTCCCATAACGGAATGAATTTTTATTTAGCAAGTGACCAGTTAACTAAAGAAGAGATGATCCATATTGCACAATCGGTTCAAGGTACCGCAGTCAAATAG
- the alr gene encoding alanine racemase — protein MSIETFYRDSWVEIRLDAIKENIKQLQKTLDDKTGVYAVVKANAYGHGDVQVAQAALEAGAYGLAVSLLDEALILREAGVQVPILVMGWVRPEDAPVAVKYNITLTAFQTEWVQAVKNQPYEGALSLHLKWDTGMGRIGLRTKEELHELLLSCQDEKIQIDGIFTHFAKADEVDLSYFHKQQERFEILLEEFNRHWEKDVEIHTGNSAASMRLPEKMHHVVRFGISMYGLYPSTDVKDLKPIPLQPAFSLHSKLIHVKKLPKGESISYGATYTTSSEEWIGTIPLGYADGWIRKLQGMEVLVDGKRMPIVGRICMDQFMVRLDQPYPVGTKVTLIGKQMDQEITMDEIAHYLDTINYEIPCMISYRVPRIYVKDKNIIEVDNSLSVED, from the coding sequence TTGTCTATTGAAACGTTTTACAGGGATTCTTGGGTAGAAATTCGATTAGATGCTATAAAAGAAAATATCAAACAATTACAAAAGACTTTAGATGATAAAACAGGTGTTTATGCAGTGGTTAAGGCTAATGCTTATGGTCATGGGGATGTGCAAGTTGCCCAAGCCGCTTTGGAAGCAGGTGCATATGGTCTCGCGGTCTCCTTGTTGGATGAAGCCTTGATTCTACGTGAAGCGGGAGTACAAGTACCAATTCTTGTCATGGGTTGGGTACGTCCGGAAGATGCTCCAGTAGCTGTGAAATACAACATAACATTAACCGCTTTTCAAACAGAGTGGGTTCAAGCTGTAAAAAATCAACCCTATGAAGGTGCGCTTTCCCTACATTTAAAATGGGATACAGGCATGGGAAGAATAGGGTTACGTACCAAAGAAGAATTACATGAGCTGCTCCTGTCATGTCAGGATGAGAAGATTCAAATAGATGGGATATTTACTCATTTTGCAAAAGCAGATGAGGTGGACTTATCTTATTTTCATAAACAGCAAGAACGTTTTGAGATATTACTCGAAGAATTCAATCGTCACTGGGAAAAGGATGTTGAAATTCATACAGGGAATAGTGCTGCAAGTATGAGGTTACCAGAAAAAATGCATCACGTTGTCCGTTTTGGCATAAGTATGTATGGGTTGTATCCTTCAACAGATGTGAAAGACCTAAAGCCAATTCCTCTTCAGCCTGCATTCTCTTTACACAGTAAACTCATTCATGTGAAGAAATTACCCAAAGGAGAGTCGATAAGTTACGGTGCAACCTATACGACGTCTTCTGAAGAATGGATTGGAACCATTCCTCTAGGTTATGCTGATGGTTGGATACGAAAGTTGCAAGGTATGGAAGTTCTTGTAGATGGGAAGCGTATGCCTATTGTGGGTCGGATATGTATGGACCAATTTATGGTTCGCTTAGATCAACCTTATCCCGTTGGTACCAAAGTAACTTTAATAGGGAAGCAAATGGATCAAGAGATCACAATGGATGAGATAGCTCATTACCTTGATACCATTAACTACGAAATTCCATGCATGATCAGTTATCGCGTTCCACGTATTTATGTGAAAGATAAAAATATTATTGAAGTGGATAATTCCTTGTCGGTTGAGGACTGA
- a CDS encoding CopG family ribbon-helix-helix protein, which produces MFVSENSQEIKIKLPQNLLNELDGMVEEDNVDRNDFIYQATKMYLRERKKRHIRESMREGYMEMAKINLNIASEAFQAEEEAETTCERLVSGV; this is translated from the coding sequence ATGTTTGTGTCCGAAAATTCACAGGAGATCAAAATCAAATTGCCACAAAATTTATTAAATGAATTAGATGGCATGGTTGAGGAGGATAACGTGGATCGGAACGACTTTATTTACCAGGCAACAAAAATGTATTTGCGTGAACGCAAAAAGCGTCACATTCGTGAATCCATGCGTGAAGGGTACATGGAAATGGCGAAAATTAATCTAAACATTGCTTCAGAAGCTTTCCAAGCTGAAGAGGAGGCAGAAACTACCTGTGAACGTCTTGTGAGCGGGGTGTAA
- a CDS encoding type II toxin-antitoxin system PemK/MazF family toxin, protein MIVKRGDVYFADLSPVVGSEQGGVRPVLILQNDIGNRFSPTVIVAAITAQIQKAKLPTHVEIDAERYGFERDSVILLEQIRTIDKQRLTDKITNLDDSMMTKVDEALQISLGLIDF, encoded by the coding sequence TTGATCGTTAAAAGAGGCGACGTGTACTTTGCGGACCTTTCACCGGTCGTTGGTTCCGAGCAAGGAGGCGTACGCCCAGTTTTAATCCTTCAAAACGATATCGGTAACCGATTCAGTCCCACAGTTATTGTGGCAGCCATTACTGCGCAAATACAAAAAGCCAAACTACCTACACACGTTGAAATTGATGCCGAGCGTTACGGCTTTGAACGAGACTCAGTTATTCTATTAGAGCAAATACGAACAATTGATAAACAACGACTAACAGATAAGATCACAAATTTGGATGACTCAATGATGACTAAAGTTGATGAAGCATTGCAAATTAGTTTAGGTCTTATTGATTTCTAA
- a CDS encoding RsbT co-antagonist protein RsbRA — MEANLKEIVLNNSNEIVKMWLEEIERNRKHDYTSTISDELFESTNREFVNVIFSSLEKQGLTNDIEGFAERLINLGWPLSYLTDGMQAFRRVTINYILSQSNKVDTTYFSTVLSKVDEWVDPIINQLVNEYSGSWENIVSLQKVALQELSAPLIPVMENITVMPLIGTIDTERAKLIMENLLDGVIKHHAEVVLIDITGVPVVDTMVAHHIIQAAEAVRLIGSTCILVGIRPEIAQTIVNLGIDLSKFPTKSSLKKGFESALELTNRKIVGIENTNKDIEELVDSLDRE, encoded by the coding sequence ATGGAAGCGAACTTGAAGGAAATCGTGCTTAACAATAGTAATGAAATCGTGAAAATGTGGTTAGAGGAAATAGAGAGGAATAGGAAACATGACTACACATCAACTATTTCCGACGAGTTATTTGAAAGTACAAACCGTGAGTTTGTAAATGTCATTTTCTCAAGTCTTGAAAAGCAAGGGCTAACGAATGACATAGAAGGATTTGCTGAACGTTTGATAAACTTAGGTTGGCCTTTGAGTTACTTAACGGATGGTATGCAAGCATTTCGGAGAGTGACGATCAATTATATCTTAAGTCAGTCTAACAAAGTTGATACAACGTATTTCTCCACAGTGTTATCAAAAGTTGACGAATGGGTCGACCCCATTATTAATCAACTTGTAAACGAATATTCTGGTAGTTGGGAAAATATTGTTTCCCTCCAAAAGGTGGCCCTCCAAGAATTATCAGCTCCTCTGATTCCTGTCATGGAAAATATCACGGTGATGCCGCTTATAGGAACCATTGATACTGAACGCGCAAAACTAATTATGGAAAATCTTCTTGATGGTGTGATCAAACACCACGCTGAAGTTGTTTTAATTGATATTACAGGTGTTCCGGTGGTAGATACGATGGTTGCTCATCATATTATACAAGCAGCTGAAGCCGTTCGCCTCATTGGCTCTACTTGTATTCTTGTCGGTATTAGACCTGAAATTGCCCAAACGATTGTGAACCTAGGGATTGATTTGAGTAAGTTCCCTACAAAGAGTTCACTGAAAAAAGGGTTCGAATCTGCACTTGAACTAACCAATCGAAAAATTGTCGGAATTGAAAACACAAATAAAGATATAGAAGAGCTTGTAGACTCTTTGGATAGGGAGTGA
- a CDS encoding STAS domain-containing protein produces MRIPILKLHNYLLISIQIDLDDQTAIQFQEDLLNKIHESGATGVVIDLTSVDIIDSFIAKVLGDVVSMSDLMGAKVVLTGIQPAVAMTLIDLGIHLQEVPTALDLEQGLIKLRQELEE; encoded by the coding sequence ATGAGGATACCAATTTTAAAACTTCATAACTACCTATTAATATCCATTCAAATTGACTTAGACGATCAAACCGCTATTCAGTTCCAGGAAGACTTATTAAATAAGATTCATGAGAGCGGTGCTACAGGAGTGGTGATCGATCTAACATCTGTAGATATTATTGACTCATTTATTGCTAAAGTTTTAGGAGATGTTGTATCCATGTCAGATTTAATGGGTGCAAAAGTAGTTCTAACAGGCATACAGCCGGCTGTTGCAATGACATTAATTGACCTGGGAATCCACTTGCAGGAAGTCCCAACTGCACTAGACTTAGAACAAGGGTTGATTAAGCTTCGACAGGAATTGGAGGAGTAG
- a CDS encoding anti-sigma regulatory factor: MDFQSCVNIKKEWDIVGARQLGRDIAKKVGFGNVDQARIATAISELARNIYLYAGSGKVCFDAIDELNEKGLRIVAIDEGPGIQDVSQVMEDGFSTSGGLGAGLPGVKRLMDEFDVISRQGEGTEIKVVKWLR, translated from the coding sequence ATGGACTTTCAATCCTGCGTAAATATTAAAAAGGAATGGGACATTGTAGGTGCAAGGCAACTTGGCAGGGACATAGCCAAGAAGGTTGGCTTTGGTAATGTAGACCAAGCTAGAATTGCTACAGCTATCTCAGAACTTGCAAGAAACATCTATTTGTATGCCGGTAGTGGTAAAGTATGCTTCGATGCCATTGATGAACTAAATGAAAAAGGTCTTCGAATTGTAGCGATTGATGAAGGACCTGGTATTCAAGATGTTAGTCAAGTTATGGAGGATGGATTCTCTACTTCGGGTGGATTAGGAGCCGGTCTTCCAGGAGTTAAACGTCTTATGGACGAATTTGATGTAATATCAAGGCAGGGGGAAGGGACCGAAATTAAAGTTGTGAAATGGCTCCGTTAA